Proteins encoded together in one Saccopteryx leptura isolate mSacLep1 chromosome 7, mSacLep1_pri_phased_curated, whole genome shotgun sequence window:
- the PIKFYVE gene encoding 1-phosphatidylinositol 3-phosphate 5-kinase isoform X6 encodes MATDDKTSPTLDSASDLPRSPTSPSHLTHFKPLTPDQDEPPFKSAYSSFVNLFRFNKERAEGGQGEQQSLSGNWTSPQLPSRTQTVRSPTPYKKQLNAELQRRSSVLAENSLQHPQENTETRRKAEPAFGGHDPRTAVQLRSLSTVLKRLKEIMEGKSQDSDLKQYWMPDSQCKECYDCSEKFTTFRRRHHCRLCGQIFCSRCCNQEIPGKFMGYTGDLRACTYCRKIALSYAHSADSNSIGEDLNALSDSASSVSVLDPSEPRTPVGSRKASRNIFLEDDFAWQSLIHPDSSNTSLSTRLVSVQEDAGKSPARNRSASITNLSLDRSGSPMVPAYETSVSPQANRTYVRTEATEDERKILLDSVQLKDLWKKICHHSSGMEFQDHRYWLRTHPNCIVGKELVNWLIRNGHIATRAQAIAIGQAMVDGRWLDCVSHHDQLFRDEYALYRPLQSTEFSETPSPDSDSVNSVEGHSEPSWFKDIKFDDSDTEQIAEEGDDNLTNSASPSKRTSVSSFQSTVDSDSAASISLNVELDNVNFHIKKPSKYPHVPPHPADQKGRR; translated from the exons ATGGCCACAGATGATAAGACTTCCCCCACCCTGGACTCGGCCAGTGACTTGCCCCGATCTCCCACCAGTCCCTCTCATCTCACACACTTTAAACCTTTGACTCCTGATCAGGACGAACCTCCTTTTAAATCAGCATATAGTTCTTTTGTAAATCTCTTTCGATTTAACAAAG agagagcagaagggggTCAGGGAGAGCAGCAGTCTCTAAGTGGAAATTGGACCAGCCCTCAGCTCCCTTCAAGAACACAGACTGTGAGGTCACCTACACCTTATAAAAAACAGCTGAATGCGGAACTCCAGCGGCGATCTTCAGTACTAG CAGAGAACAGTTTACAACATCCCCAGGAGAACACAG AAACAAGAAGGAAAGCAGAGCCTGCCTTCGGAGGTCATGACCCGCGGACCGCCGTTCAGCTCCGGAGCCTCAGCACAGTATTGAAGCGCCTCAAGGAAATCATGGAGGGGAAAAGCCAG GACAGTGACCTGAAGCAGTACTGGATGCCAGACAGCCAGTGTAAGGAGTGCTACGACTGCAGCGAGAAGTTTACAACCTTCAGGCGCAGACACCACTGCCGGCTGTGTGGGCAGATCTTCTGCAGTCGTTGCTGTAATCAAGAAATCCCGGGAAAATTTATGGGCTATACAG ggGACCTCCGAGCTTGCACGTACTGTAGGAAAATAGCCTTGAGTTACGCTCATTCCGCAGACAGTAACTCCATAGGGGAAGACTTGAATGCTCTTTCGGATTCCGCTTCCTCCGTGTCTGTACTTGACCCGAGTGAACCCCGAACACCTGTTGGGAGTAGAAAAGCCAGTCGCAACATATTTTTAGAGGATGATTTTGCCTGGCAAAG tttgatTCATCCAGACTCCTCAAATACTTCCCTTTCAACAAGACTTGTATCTGTTCAAGAGGATGCTGGGAAATCTCCTGCTCGAAATAG GTCAGCCAGCATCACTAACCTGTCACTGGACCGTTCGGGCTCCCCCATGGTGCCTGCCTACGAGACCTCTGTCAGCCCCCAGGCGAACCGGACGTACGTCAGGACGGAGGCCACCGAGGATGAGCGCAAAATTCTTCTG GATAGCGTTCAATTAAAGGACCTGTGGAAAAAAATCTGCCATCACAGTAGTGGGATGGAGTTTCAGGATCACCGCTACTGGCTGCGAACGCATCCCAACTGCATTGTAGGGAAGGAACTAGTCAACTGGTTAATCCGAAATGGGCATATTGCTACAAG GGCGCAAGCTATAGCAATTGGACAAGCGATGGTGGATGGACGCTGGCTGGACTGTGTCAGTCACCACGACCAGCTCTTCAGGGATGAGTATGCGCTGTACCGACCACTGCAG AGTACAGAGTTTTCCGAGACCCCTTCTCCGGACAGCGACTCAGTGAACTCTGTGGAGGGACACTCTGAACCGTCCTGGTTTAAAGACATCAAGTTTGATGACAGCGACACAGAACAGATAGCTGAAGAAGGTGACGACAATCTGACTA ATTCTGCCAGTCCTAGCAAGCGCACATCAGTCAGCAGTTTCCAGTCCACAGTGGACAGTGACTCAGCCGCTTCCATCAGCCTGAACGTGGAGCTGGACAACGTGAACTTCCATATCAAGAAGCCCTCCAAGTACCCACATGTGCCCCCTCACCCTGCTGACCAAAAAGGTAGGAGGTAG